The segment ATATCAGGCATGGGACTGACACAGAACTGTTGAGAAAGCAGCTTTTTGTACTATCAGATATACTTACTCGACTGGGATGCTTGACAGGTCTCCTGGAGAAGTATCATCTGTGGATTCCGGTGCCAGAGGCATGCCTTCAACAACAGCAGTAGACTGGTCCTGATCAGTTCGAGTGTGGGTGGACTGGGTAATGACCTCACTGCAGTGACAAATCAACATATCAGACATGGGACTTTGACACTTTTACGATATAAATATGATTAGATACAAATTTACTTGACGTTGGTGGGTCACGTGGAGTAGTATAATGTGATATCCTTTGAATTAAGGCTTGGACTGCTACACAGTTGTTGACAATGGATACTAGGCTTCATATAAACACTTTTCAATTTTCGTTGGCATTTTTCTTTTATATCGAAACTGGATTAAAAAATGGAACGCACTTTGGAATGTCCTCAATGCACTGACTGTACACAATTTAATACTTACTCATTAAGTGATTGCAGTAAATGTTCAAGCATGCTGTCCTCCAAGGATATACTGAGGTCTTCATCGTCAAAAAGAGTATATTTTGATTCGGGTTGAGACACGGCAGAGACCAGTGGGACACAATGATTTGGGATCCAGTTTTCCATCACCATATCACTTCGTGTTGACGTCCACAAGAACAGAGCAGTTTTGGTGCCACTTTCCCTGTTTACAATCTTCCTGGGAATTATTGTGCGATTAAGTATGCATCTGGGAAGAGCCGCACCACATTTGGGATACAAAGAAATAATATTGCAATTCAACACTGATGATAGGGCAAATATTTGCCAAATGCCCATGTAAGATCCACCTGCCCTTACATCCATAGCCTCCAATTCAAACATTCTTCTTGCTACAGGTGGTGTTATTTTTTCCCCTGATGTGTACATTTCGGAGAACATCGTGTAGGAATTAAGTAGATGTTTAGCTTCGTTTGTAGGTAAAATTATACCCTTGTTAAGAAAGGTGTTGTCGGTATATTCGTCAATTCCCATGCACATTTCTATAACGATCCTGGTCCGCATTTCCTCATGAGCAAGCTCATCCCGAAATGCCACTACACTGGCTGATCGAGGAAAACAGATTCCATCTGCTCCAACTTTTACTGGAATCCACTGATGGTACCTTTCATCCAGCTCATCAACAGGCAAAAGCCCTAATGCGACCTTGTCAGCAACAAGTTTGTTGTTTACAGCACACACTGGAATCAACCCCTATCGATGGATATGTTTGGGCTAACTGTTCATTTAAAGATACACACTTCATTTGCAACATGTCAAAGTCACCAGCAGTCTGCAAGTTGaacagttttttttct is part of the Pecten maximus unplaced genomic scaffold, xPecMax1.1, whole genome shotgun sequence genome and harbors:
- the LOC117321460 gene encoding vertnin-like; translation: MRTRIVIEMCMGIDEYTDNTFLNKGIILPTNEAKHLLNSYTMFSEMYTSGEKITPPVARRMFELEAMDVRAGGSYMGIWQIFALSSVLNCNIISLYPKCGAALPRCILNRTIIPRKIVNRESGTKTALFLWTSTRSDMVMENWIPNHCVPLVSAVSQPESKYTLFDDEDLSISLEDSMLEHLLQSLNDEVITQSTHTRTDQDQSTAVVEGMPLAPESTDDTSPGDLSSIPVE